The Vicia villosa cultivar HV-30 ecotype Madison, WI linkage group LG1, Vvil1.0, whole genome shotgun sequence genome includes a region encoding these proteins:
- the LOC131616458 gene encoding small ribosomal subunit protein eS24z gives MADKAVTIRTRKFMTNRLLSRKQFVIDVLHPGRANVSKAELKEKLARIYDVKDPNTVFVFKFRTHFGGGKSTGFGLIYDSVENAKKYEPKYRLIRNGLDTKVEKSRKQMKERKNRAKKIRGVKKTKAGDAAKAGKKK, from the exons ATGGCGGACAAGGCAGTCACCATCAGAACCAGGAAGTTCATGACAAACAGGCTTCTATCAAGGAAGCAATTT GTCATTGATGTTCTTCATCCAGGGAGGGCCAATGTTTCCAAG gctgaactcaaagAGAAGTTAGCCAGAATCTATGACGTGAAGGACCCAAACACTGTTTTTGTCTTCAAGTTCAGAACACATTTTGGAGGAGGAAAGTCCACTGGTTTTGGTTTGATCTATGATTCTGTTGAGAATGCAAAGAAGTACGAGCCAAAATACAGACTTATCAGG AATGGTCTTGACACTAAGGTTGAGAAGTCAAGGAAGCAAATGAAGGAGAGAAAGAACAGGGCCAAGAAGATTCGTGGAGTAAAGAAG ACTAAGGCTGGTGATGCTGCCAAGGCTGGAAAGAAGAAATAA